Genomic DNA from Thermus amyloliquefaciens:
ACGACATGGGGGCGGTGGAGGCCTTGGGGCTTTTGAAGATGGACTTTTTGGGCCTGCGCACCCTCACCTTCCTGGACGAGGCCAAAAAGATCGTCAAGGAGTCCAAGGGGGTGGAGCTGGACTACGACCGCCTGCCCCTGGACGATCCCGAAACCTTCGCCCTCCTTTCCCGCGGGGAGACCAAGGGCGTCTTCCAGCTGGAGTCCGGGGGGATGACGAACACGGTGCGGGGGCTCAGGCCCCGGCGCCTGGAGGACATCATCGCCCTGCTTTCCCTCTACCGTCCTGGGCCCTTGGAGCACATCCCCACCTACATTCGCCGCCACCATGGCCAGGAGCCCGTGAGCTACGCCGAGTTCCCCCATGCGGAAAAGTACCTGAGGCCCATCCTGGAGGAAACCTACGGCATCCCCGTCTACCAGGAGCAGATCATGCAGATCGCCTCCCAGGTGGCGGGCTACTCCCTGGGGGAGGCGGACCTTCTCCGCCGGGCCATGGGCAAGAAGAAGGTGGAGGAGATGCAAAAGCACCGGGAGCGCTTCGTCCAGGGGGCGAAGGAGCGGGGCGTGCCCGAGGAGGAGGCCAACCGGCTTTTTGACATGCTGGAGGCCTTTGCCAACTACGGCTTCAACAAGTGCCTTCCGGGAAGGGCCAGGGTAGTGGACTTCCGCACGGGGAAACCCGTGCCCATTGAGGCCATCGTCCGGGGGGAGGTCCAGGGCGTCTGGGTGGCCTCCCTGGACGAAAAGACCCTGCGTCTGGTGCCGAAGCCGGTGGTGGCGGCCTTTTCCAGCGGGAAGGCCCAGGTTTATCGCCTACGCACCGCCACGGGCCGGGTCCTCGAGGCCACCGCCAACCACCCCCTCTACACCCCGGAGGGCTGGCGGGCGTTGGGCGCCTTGGCCCCCGGGGACTTTGTGGCCTTGCCCCGCCACCTGCCCTACACGCCTTCGGCCAGCCTGCAACCCCACGAGCTGGACCTCCTGGGCTACGCCCTCAGCGAGGGCAACCTCCGCCACCCCTCGGGCTTTTACCTCTACACGGCCTCGGAGGAGGAGCTTGCCGCCATGCAGGAAGTCTTGGCCGCCTTTGCCAACACCCGCGTGCGGATAGCCTGGCGGCGGGGTGTGGCCCACCTCTACGTGGGGCGGCAGGATCGGCGGGCTCCTGCAGAGGCGGTGGAGTTTTTGCGCCGTCACGGCCTCTTGGGCCTTTCCGCCCGAGAAAAGCGCCTGCCTGAGGTGGTCTTTGCCCTGCCCCTCGAGGAGGTGGCCCGCCTCTTGGGGCGGCTTTGGGTGGGGGATGGTGGGGTGGACCCCAAGGGGCGGCTCATCCACTACGCCACCGCCTCGGAGGCCCTGGCCCGGGGGATCCAGCACCTCCTCCTGCGCCTGGGCTTGCAGAGCCGCTTGGTGGAGAAGCGCTTCCCCTACCGGGGGGGGCGGAAGGGATATGCCGTGTACCTGTTGGGGGGCCTCGAGGCCGCCCGTCGGTTTGCGGAAACCCTGGGGCCTTACCTACTGGGCAAGCGGAAGCGCGACCTCCAGGCCCTCCTTGCCTCTTGGGAGGGGGCGGGCCGCAGCACCAAGGATGTGCTCCCTATGGCCTTCTTACCCCTCGTGCGCCAGGCGGTGGCCGAGGCTTCGCCGGGAAAGGAGAGGGCTTTCTTGGAGGCCGCAGGCTTTGCCCAGGGCCTTTTACGCCCCGGGAAAGGGCGGAGGGGGTTTGCCCGAGCCACAGCAGAGCGCCTTGCGGCCCTCACCGGCAGCTTAGCCCTCTTGCGCTTGGTCCAGGCCGAGGTCTACTGGGACCGGGTAGAGGCCATAGAGCCCTTGGGGGTGGAGGAGGTCTTTGACCTCACCGTGGAAGGCACGCACACCTTCGTGGCAGAGGACTTGATCGTGCACAACTCCCACGCCGCCGCCTACAGCCTCCTCGCCTACCAGACCGCCTACGTGAAGGCCCATTACCCGGTGGAGTTCATGGCCGCCCTCCTCACCGTGGAGCGCCACGATTCCGACAAGGTGGCGGAGTACATCCGCGATGCCCGGGCCATGGGCATCCCCGTCCTGCCCCCCGACATCAACCGCTCGGGCTTTGACTTCAAGGTGGTGGGGAGGGCTTCGCCTTTAGGCGAACACCGAGCTGCTTCGCCCTTGGGCGAACACCGGGAGGAGATCCTCTTTGGCCTTTCCGCGGTGAAGAACGTGGGGGAAAGCGCCGCCCAGGCCATCCTGGCGGAGAGGGAACGCCGGGGGCCTTTTAGGAGCCTGGGGGACTTCCTGAGGCGCCTGGACGAGAAGGTGGTGAACCGGCGCACCCTGGAGTCCCTCATCAAGGCGGGGGCTTTTGACGCCTTTGGGGATAGGGCCCGCCTTTTGGCCTCCTTAGACTCCCTCCTCCGGTGGGCCGCGGAAAGCCGGGAGCGGGAGCGGTCCGGCATGATGGGCCTCTTCGCCGAGGTGGAGGAGCCCCCCTTGGCGGAGGCTCCGCCCTTGGACGAGATCACCCGGCTTCGCTACGAGAAAGAGGCCCTGGGCATCTACGTTTCCGGCCACCCGGTGTTGCGCTACCCAGGCCTCAGGGAGGTGGCCAGCTGTCCTTTGGAGGAGCTTCCCCACTTCATCCAGGGCCTTCCCCCAAGGTCCAGGGTGCTCCTTGCGGGGGTGGTGGAGGAGGTGTCCCGCAAGCCCACCCGCAGCGGGGGCATGATGGGCCGCTTTACCCTTTCCGACGAGACGGGGGCCCTCGAGGTGGTGGTGTTCGGCCGGGCCTATGAGGGGGTTTCCCCCAAGCTCAGGGAGGACACCCCCCTCCTGGTCCTGGCGGAGGTGGAACGAGAGGAGGGGGGGCTTCGGGTGATCGCCCAGGCCGCCTGGACCCACGAGGAGGTGGCCGAGGCCCCCAAGGCCCTGGAGGTGGAGGTGGACCACGCCCTTCTGGACGAGGAGGGCGTGACCCAGCTCAAAAGCCTTCTGGACGAGTACCCAGGGACTCTGCCCCTCTATTTCAGGGTGCAGGGGCCTTTCGGGGAGGCCATCCTTTCCTTACGGGAAGCCCGGGTGGATGAAGGGATCTTGGAGGCCCTCCAGGCCGAGGGGTTCCGGGCCTACCTGGTGCCGGACCGGGAGGTCTTCTTGCAGGGGAATGGCGGGGGCGGGTCCAAGGAGGAGGTGGTGCCTTTTTAAGCCATGTTCAGGTCTAAAGTCTCAGAATGAGTTCCAATTGCCTTGTATACTGACCTTGGCATGGAGGTCCTTTTCTTCATCCTGGTTCTCCTGGGCCTGGCCATCTTGGCCCAGAGTCTTCTGGGAAGGAAGGGGGTTCCCGGGGCAGGGGAAACATTCCCCTACCGCCTTAAGGGTTCCGTCCTCACCCCCGCGGAGCGCTCCTTCCTTGGGGTTTTGGAGAGGGTTGTTCCGGAGGGAGTACGGGTGTGGCCCAAGGTGAGGCTGGTGGACTTCCTCCTCTTAGAGGCTGGGGGAAAGGACAGGCAGGCGGCTTTGAACCGGGTGGTAGCTAAACACGTGGACTTTCTCCTAGTGCGCGCCCAAGATGCCAAGCCCCTCCTGGCGATTGAGCTGGACGACCAAAGCCATCTTCGCCGGGACCGGCAGGAGCGGGATCGTTTCCTGGAGGCCTTGTTCCAGCAGGTGGGCCTGCCTTTGATACGGGTGCGGGTGAAGGAGGGGTATTCCCTGGAGGAGATTAGGCGCCTTGTGGGAGCCCACCTCAAGAAGGTGGAGGGAGCCAAATAAAGGAGGTTGGGCTTAGGCCCAACCTCCTTTGCCCCTTTGCCGGGGCCCCCAACCTGGCGAAGCCAGGTTGGGGTGGCCTTAGAAGTCCATGTCCCCGCCGCCCGCAGGCGCAGGGGTGGACTCCTTCTTCTCGGGCTTCTCCGCCACCACCGCCTCGGTGGTGAGGATGAGGGAGCCGATGGAGGCGGCGTTCTGGAGGGCGGAGCGGGTCACCTTGGCGGGGTCCACGATGCCCGCCTCCACCATGTCCACGTACTCCCCGGTGGCGGCGTTGAAGCCCAGGCGGAGGTTCTTGGTTTCGGAGAGGATCTTCTGGACCACCACGGAACCCTCGTACCCGGCGTTCTCGGCGATCTGACGGGCGGGCTCCTCCAGGGCCCGGCGCACGATCTTGGCCCCGGTGGCCTCATCCCCCTCCAGCTTCTGGAGGAGCTCCTCCACGGCGCTGATGGCCCTGAGGAGCGCCACGCCACCGCCCGGGACGATGCCCTCCTCCACCGCCGCCCGGGTGGCGTTCAGGGCGTCCTCAAAGCGGTGCTTCTTCTCCTTGAGCTCGGTCTCGGTGGCGGCACCCACCCGGATCACCGCCACGCCCCCCGCCAGCTTGGCCAGGCGCTCCTGGAGCTTCTCCTTGGCGTACTCGCTGTCGGTGGTCTCCAGCTCCTTCTTGATGCCGTTGATACGGGCCTCGATGTCCTCCTTCTTGCCCTTGCCGCCCACGATGGTGGTCTCGTCCTTGGTGATCCTCACCCGCTCAGCCCGGCCCAGCATGGAGAGGGTGGCGTTCTCCAGCTTGAAGCCGAGCTCCTCGGAGATCACCGTGCCCCCGGTGACCGCGGCGATGTCCTTGAGCATCTCCTTGCGGCGGTCGCCGAAGCCGGGAGCCTTCACCGCGGCCACGTTCAGGGTGCCCCGGAGCTTGTTCACCACCAGGGTGGCCAGGGCCTCGCCCTCCACGTCCTCGGCGATCAGGAGCAAGGGCCTGCCCGTCTGGGCCACCTGCTCCAGGATGGGGAGGAGTTCACGCACGTTGGAGACCTTCTTCTCCACGATGAGGATGAAGGCGTCCTCCAGGACCGCCTCCATGGCCTCGGGGTTGGTGATGAAGTAGGGGGAGATGTACCCCTTATCAAACTGGTACCCCTCCACGAACTTCAGCTCGGTCTCCAGGCTCTTGGACTCCTCAACGGTGATGATCCCCTCCTTCCCCACCTTCTCCATGGCGTCGGCGATCAGCTTGCCGACGTCAGGGTCGTTGGCGGAGATGGTGGCCACCTCCTCGATGGCCTTGCGGTCCTCCACGGGGATGGCCAGGGAGCGGATCTTCTCCACCGCCACCTCCACCGCCTTCTCAATGCCCCGCTTGAGGGCCAGGGGGTTGGCGCCAGCGGCCACGTTCTTCAGGCCCTCCCGCACGATGGCCTGGGCCAAGACGGTGGCGGTGGTGGTGCCGTCACCGGCCACGTCGTTGGTCTTGGAGGCCACCTCCTTGAGGAGCTGGGCCCCGATGTTCTCCAGGTGGTTCTCCAGCTCGATCTCCTTGGCCACCGTCACCCCGTCTTTGGTGATGGTGGGGGAGCCGAACTTCTTCTCCAGGACCACGTTCCGGCCCCGGGGGCCAAGGGTCACCTTCACCGCATCGGCTACCGCGTTGACGCCGCGCTCCAAGGCCCGGCGGGCCGCCTCGTCAAACACCAGGACTTTCGCCATACCTCACCTCCCTTTACTGCAGAACCGCCAGAAGGTCGCGCTCGGAGAGGATCACGTACTCCTCGCCGTCAATCTCGATCTCGGTGCCGCCGTACTTGGCGAAGACCACGATGTCCCCCTCCTTGACCTCGAGGGGCACCTTCTGCCCGTTCTCCAAGACGCGGCCCGAGCCCACCGCGATCACCTTGCCCTTCTGGGGCTTTTCCTTGGCGGTGTCGGGGAGCACGATGCCACCCTTGGTCTTGGGCTCCTCTTCAATCCGCTTCACCACAACCCGGTCGCCTAGGGGCTTGATCACGGTCTTCACCTCCGCAGCCATATCCACTCCCTCCTTTGACGCTCAAAGGGCGAGAGTGTCAAACCAAAGGTCATTATTCTACCCCCTTACCCCTTTGTCAAGGGGGTTGAGGGAGGTCGTTATAGGGTGGGGGCCTGGTGCCCGCGCACTACCCTGAGCTCCAGGCCGTGGGCGAGAAGGAGGCCCTGCAAGGCCAGGGCCCGGGCCAGCCCCGGGGGGGCTCCAAAGATGGGGCGGCCCTTTTCCCCGGGGTAGAGGAAGTAGCCTTCGGGTAGGAGGAGGAGCACCCCCTGCCGGGCCCGCGCCGCGCCCCGAAGGGCGGCCCGCAGGAAGGCTTCCTCCGCTGCCTGGCTCACCAGGAGGTAGGTGCTTCCCGGCGGGGCGGGTGGGGGGAGGGCGGGGGAGGGGGTGGGGGCAAGCCGGGCGAGGAGGGCCAGGGCCCGCTCCAGGTGGGCCTTGCCCCGGCCCAAGGGGAGGACCTCCCCTGCGGAGAGGCCGTAGCGCTCTCCCCGTCTTTCCGCTTTCAGGAGGAGCCAGGCGGCGAGGCTCGCTGCGTGGTCCAGGTAGCTGGGGTGGAGGGCCTGGGTGTCCAGGTGAAGAAAGAGGCTTCCCAGGAGGCTTTTCTCCACCTCCCGCACCAGGGGCTGCCCCTGGCGGAGGCTGGCCTTCTTGGCCAGGAGGCGCAGGGAGTCCCCGGGCCGGTAGGGGCGGAGGCCTTTGGCCTCGAGGGGATCGGGGAGGCCGAAGGGCATGGGCCTGCCCTCCAGGAAGAAGCTGGGGACGGGGGTGTAGGGGGGTAAGGGCCGCAAGGGGGGGTAGACCAGGACCTTCCCCGCTTCCAGAAGGAGGAGGCGCTCCCCTAGCCCCAGGGGGCTCTGGAGGTGGAGGCCTAGGCGCACCGGGTGCTCCCCCCGTCTGCGGTAGCGGTGGGGGAGGGGGAGGGAAAGCCGGGTTCTCCCCCAGGCCACCCCGGAAACGCCCCGGGACTCGAGGCCCAGGGGGGCCGAGGGCAGGCTTTCCAGCCGGAAGAGGACGGGCAAGGGGCAAACGAGCTCCACCTCGGTCCTTCCCTCGCCCCCTTGCCCAGGGAAGCCCGGGCGAAGCCCCCCCAGCTCCGCCTGGGCCCGGGCCAGCCAGGGTGCCCGGTAAAGGGCCAGGAGGAGGGCAAGCCCCAGGAGAGCCAAGAGGCTTTCCATGCTAGGCCCGTTCCACCGGGGTGGGAACAGCCTTGAGGGCTTCCGCCACCAGCCCCTCCGGGCTCGCCCCGGAAAGCTCCGCCTCCAGCCTCAGGAGAAGGCGGTGGGGAATGGCCGCCCGGAAGGCCCGCTTGACGTCCTCGGGGATGACGAAGGGGCGCCCCTCCAGGAGGGCCAGGGCCTGGGCCAGGCGCTCCACCTGCAAAAGGGCCCTGGGGGAGGGCCCAAGCCGCAGCTCCTCCCGGCTCCTTAGCCAGGCGGAGAGGGAGAGGAGGTAGTCCAAAAGCTCCTCGGAAACCTGCACCCGCCGCACCTCTTTCCGCAGGGCCAAAAGCTCCTCGGGTCCGGTGACGGCCTCGAGGCCCGAAAGGGGCTCCCGCTCCTTTAGGGCCTGGAGCAGGGCCTTCTCGTCGGGGTAGCCCAGGGAGAGCCGGGCGGTAAAGCGGTCCCGCTGGGCCACGGGCAGGGGGTAGGTGCCCTCCTCCTCCACCGGGTTTTGCGTGGCTAGGACGAAGAAGGGCTCGGGCAGGGGATGGGTCTTCCCCTCCAGGGTCACCTGGCCTTCTCCCATGGCCTCGAGGAGGGCGGACTGGGTGCGTGGGGTGGCCCGGTTCAGCTCGTCCACCAGGAGGACCTGGGCGAAGATGGGGCCCTCCTGCCACACCAAGCTCCCTTCCCGGTAGAGGTAGACCCCGGTGAGGTCCTGAGGCAGGAGGTCGGGGGTCATCTGGATGCGGCTAAAGGAAAGGCCTAGGACCCGGGCTAAGGCCTTGGCGAAGGTGGTCTTCCCCGTGCCGGGCACGTCCTCCAGAAGAAGGTGTCCCCCGGAGAGCAGGGTGGCCAGGGAAAGCCTTAGGGTTTCCTCCCTCAGGAGGACCCGGCCCGAAAGAGCCCCTTGGATGCGTCTGAGGAACATAGCCTAAGGATATCCTTCAAGAAAACTTCCGCCCGTTCCGCTTCCTTCTCCCCGGTCCCTCCCCCGTAGCGCACGGGCAGGTAAAGCCGGGTGAGTTCCGAAAGGGGCTCCCTTAATCCTGGGAGCAAAGGGGAAACCCTCTCCAGGTATTCCAAGGGTCCCTCGGAGGCCAGGCGGGGAAGGCCCAGGGCCTTTATGGCCTTCAGGGCCTGGGAATAGGCTCGCCGCACCCGGTCTTGGGGGAGGGTTTCTTGGAAGCGCTTGGAGCTACTGGCCGGTATGCCCTGGGCGGCCTCCTGCTCTTCCCAGCCACGGTGGCGCCAAACCAGGAAGGCTAGAAGGGAGAGAAGCCCCAGGGTGAAAAGGGCGGAAAGCCCCGCCAGGGCTATGCCCACCTCGCCTAGCCGCCTGGGTCCCGGTACGGCTTCTTTTGGGCCCCCCTCTTGGGAAGGGGTGGGCATGGGGGCTGAGGGGGTGGTTCCCCATGCGCTTTCCCCACCCCCAAGAGTACCCAGGTAGAGGAGGAAAAGGACCCCGGCCAAAAGGGCCAGCAAGAGGGGCAAAAGGTGAAGCCCCCGGTAGGGAAGCCTTTCCCCCCGGCCCAAAAGGGGCAGAAGCGCCAGGAGGAGAAGAAGGAGGGCCAGGGGCTGGGCATGGGCCAAGGCCCGGTTGAGGAAGGCCACCCAGGGGGAAAACCCCTCCATGGGAGCCTGGTACATTCCTTCCTCTCCGGACTGGGGTTTCGCTGCCGGGGAAGCCTGAAGGCTAGGGGGAGTCAAGCTGGGTAGGGGAAGGGCGGGAAGGCGGAGGGGAAGAAAGGCCAGGCTTGCCAGCAGGAGGCCCAGGATCCCTGGGATCCATAGGGTGGAGGGGGGAGTCCAAAACCGTTCCCCCCGTTCTCGGGCTCGCCTATGGGCTCCCGCCAGGAGGTTGAACCCGTGAAGAAGCCCTAGAAGGAACAGGCCGAGCGGACCCAGCCCAAGAGCTATAGGCAGGAGGAGGAGGCTTGAAAGGGGCCGTTTTTGAGCGGCAAGGAAAAGGCCATAGAGCAAAAGGAGCCCAGAGGTCAAGGCCCACTCAGGAAGCCAGGAGGGGAAGGCTAGAGCCAGGGCGCGAAACAGGCCGGGAAGAAAGGCCAACCATAGGAAGCCCTGGGGGTAAAAGGCCTTGCCCCAGTGGAGGAGGCCTACCCCCAAGACCAGAGAAAGCCCTAACCCTGGCGCAACGCCCACAAGGAGGGAAGCACCCACCAAGGGCACGATGAGGGCAGGGGCCGAACCCATCCTTGGCTACAGGGGCATGTAAGGGCAGTCCTTCACATCCAACCCACAACCCGAGGGGGAAGAGCGTTGGGTTATGCTTTCTGCGGGTAAAAGGCCCAGAGCCGAGGCGAGAAACCCTATCAGGAGAACTTTCCGCACGTTAAAAATTGTATCTGATCCTTGAAGCGCCCGAATGTGACCTAGGCTGGGTTTCTTTGGCGTTGGGCTTCGTAGAGGAGAAGGGCGGCGCTCACCGCCACGTTCAGGCTGTCCGCCACCCCCCGCATGGGGATGCGCACCCGGGTCTGGGCCCGCTGGAGCCAGGCTTCGGGAAGCCCCTCGTCCTCCGCGCCCAGGAGGAAGGCCACCCCCTTGCGGTAGTCCTCTTCCCAGTAGATCTTTTCCCCCCGGGGGGTGGCGGCCACCAAGATGAGCCCTTTCCCCTCCAAGAAACCGCCGACCTCCTCCTCGGGGACGGGATAAACGGGTAGGGAAAAGACCGCTCCCGTGGAGTTGCGGATGACCTGGGGGCTATAGAGGTCCACCCCCTCGGCCACCAGGACCAGGTCCACCCCCGCCCCGTCCGCCGCGCGCAGGATGGCCCCGAGGTTGCCGGGTTTCTCCAGGCCCAGGAGGACCAGGACCAGGGGGGTTTGCGGGAGCCGGACCCCCTTTAGGCTTTTTTGGGGGATGCGGAAGACCCCGATGACGGGCGGGGGATGCTCCCTTACGGAAACCCGCTCCATCGCCTCTTGGGAGAACTCCAGGATGGGAACAGGGCCCGCCAGGGCCCGGTCTTCCGGGGTGGCCTTGGGGCCGAGGAGGAGGGTTTCCAGGTGGAGGCCGGCCCTAAGGGCCCTTTCCACCTCCCGCCGTCCCTCCACCAAAAAAAGCCCGGCCCGCTCCCGCTCCTTGCGTTCCTTCAGGGCGGCCAGGGCCTTCACCTTGGGGTTAGCGGGGCTTTGGATGCGCATGGCGGCTCCTCGGCTCGGGGTTTCCCTGGAGGCGCACCGCAAAGCGGGTTACCCGGGGTCCGGAAAGCTCCAGGGAAACCTCCTCCACCTGGGGCAACTCCTCCAGAAGCCGGGAAAGCCTGAGGAGGATCTCCTGGTAGGGGGTGGGGTCAAGGGGAGCACCATCCGGGTTTTGCCCGTGCGCGATGGGCTTTACCAGCTCCTGGGCGTCCTTCTGGGTGAGGGGGGAAAGCCGCTGGCCCAGCACCTGGTCCCCCAGGGGGGTGGGCAGGACCAGGGTGAGGACGGGGCCGAAGAGGGGATGGGGCTTGGCGGTGAGCTTGAGGGAGAGCCCCTCCCCTTTCCCCAGGGGTAGGCCGAAGCACGCCAAAAGGGCGGCCCCCTCCGCCTGGGTCAGGGCGGTTTTCCCTTCCAGGAGCTTCCTGGCCTCCTCCAGACGCAGGTCGGGGAAGTCGGGGAAGTGGAGGGGTTCTTCCCGCCAAGCCTTGTAGGCCCAGGCCCGGCTCAAGGCGATGGCCGCCGATTCGGGGAAGCGGTAGAGGGCCACCCGGCCCGCAACCCGGGCCCGCACCCCGGGGGAGCCCATCACGCAGGCCAGGAGGAGCTTGCTTCCCTCGGCCCTCTCCAAAAGGGCCAGGAACTCCTCCTCGCTGGCAAAGCCCATGGGTACGAAGAGGAGGAACACGCTTCCCGCTTCGCTTTGCAGGGCTTCTTCCAGGGCCTGGGCGAAGGCCTCCGCCTTGGCGGCGGAGCCCAGATCCACGTGTTCTACGGCAAGCCCTCCTTCCCTTAAGGCCTCCAGGGCCAGGTTGGAGGGGCCGGAGGCGTTGGAGATCAGGCGGACCCGGTTGTTTTCGGGAAGCTGTCCCAGGGCCAGGAGGGCGGCCACGTCAAAGGCCTCCTCCAGGTTGTTGGCCCGGATCACCCCCGCCTGGGCGAAGAGGGTCCGCACCAGGGGGTCCCGGGAAGGGTGCACCGCCAGGATGGGCTTTTTCTTGCCGATCCTCCGGGCCAGGCGGGAGAAGCGCCTGGGGTTGCCGAAGCTCTCCAGGTAGAGGAGGATCACCCGGGTTCTTTCGTCCTCCTCCCAAAACTGCAGGAGGTCGTTGGAGGAGAGGTCCGCCTTGGCCCCTAAGGAAACGAAGGAGGAGATGCCAAGCCCCATGCCCTCCGCATAGGCCATCACCGCCCGGCCCAGGGTCCCCGACTGGCTGGAGATGGCCAAAGGCCCCGGCTTGGGGAGGGGGGCCAGGCCCGCCGCCAGGCGGACATCGGGGTGGGTGTGGACCATACCCAAGGAGCCGGGGCCCAAAAGGCGCATCCCGTGGCGCCGGGCCTTGTCGGCCAGTTCCCGGGCTTCCCCTTCCGTGAAGCCGGTGGTGAGGACGATGGCCGCCCGCACCCCCCGCCTTCCCGAGGCCTCGAGGGCCTCCCAGACCCGCTCCTTGGGCACGGCGATCACCGCCAGGTCCACGGGGCCGGGGATGCTCTCCACCCGGGGGTAGGCGAGAAGGGGCCCCACCGTGCCCCCCTCCTTGCCGATGGCCTCGTTCACCGGGTACACCGGGCCTTGGAAGCGTCCAAAGATGAGGTTTTCCAGGATGCGGTAGCCGATGCTTTCCGGGTCGCGGCTCGCCCCCACCACCGCCACCCCCCGGGGGAAGAAGAAGGGGTGAAGGCTGGCGATGGTGGAGACCTTCTCCCGCCACTCAAAGCGCGCCGCCGCCTGTTCCTCCAGGAGGATCCCAAACTCCACCTCTATTTCCCCGCTATCCCGGTGGGCCCGCACCTGGAAGCCGCTTTCCATGAAGACATTGAGCATCTTCTGGTTTTCCGCCAGGACATAGGCCTGGAAGCGGCGCACCCCCCGCTTGGCGGCGATCAGGGCCAGGCGCTCCAGAAGGAGGGTGCCCAGGCCTTTCCCCTGGAAGGCGTCGTCCACCAGGAAGGCCACCTCGGCGGTGTCCTCCCCTTTAAGGCGCACGTACTCCCCCGTGGCCACCATCCTGGGGGGGTCCCCCGCCAGGACGATGAGGTTCACCTTTTCCTCCTCGGGTTTGGCGGAAAGGAGAAGCTCCGCCGCCTTTTCCGGGGAGATGGGGGAGAAGAAGCGCATGCGCAAGGACTCCGGGGATAGGCGCCTCAGGAACTCCACGAAGAGGGGAAGGTCCTTGGGGCCTGCCCGCCTTAGGAAGGCGGTGCGTCCATCCTTGAGGAGGATGGGGCCCTCCTCGAGGCCGTGCTGGGGCGTGGGTGGGGGCACGTAGCCCATGCCTTTAGCCTACTCCTCCGCGCCTGGGGGCGCTTGCCAGGTGGTCCTTTCCCCCGCTTCCCGGTAGCATGGGTCCATGCTCAGGCTGGATACCCGTTTCCTTGCCCATTTCCCGGAGGCCCTCAAGGAGCACGCTTCCCTCCTCCTAAGGGCCCGGGAGGCCCTTCTTTCCAGACGGCAGGATCCCCAAAGCATGCTGGGTTGGATCGATCTCCCCGAGGACACGGAAACCTTAAGGCATATCCGCCGCTACCGCGAGGCCAACCCCTGGGTGGAGGACTTTGTTCTTCTGGGCATCGGGGGAAGCGCCTTGGGGCCTAAGGCTTTGGAGGCCGCCTTCAACGAAGGCGGTGTCCGCTTCCATTACGTGGACCACGTGGAGCCGGAGCCCGTGCTTCGGCTCCTTCGGGGCCTGGATCCGCGGAAGACCCTGGTGAATGCGGTTTCCAAGTCGGGGGCTACCGCGGAAACCCTGGCCGCCCTCCTCCTCTTCCTCAACTGGCTTCGGGAGCACCTGGGGGAGGACTGGCGGCGGCACCTGGTCCTCACCACCGACCCCCGGCGGGGGGCACTGCGGGCCCTGGCGGCCAGGGAGGGCCTCCTGGCCTTTGCCATTCCGGAAAACGTGGGAGGGCGCTTTTCCGTGCTCTCCCCGGTGGGCCTCCTCCCCTTGGCCTTCGCCGGGATGGACCTCGAGGCCCTCCTCATGGGGGCCAGGAAGGCCAACGAGGTGGCCCTGGCCCCCCTGGAGGAGAGCCTTCCCCTGCAGACCGCCCTTCTGCAGCACCTCCACCGCCACCTGCCCGTCACCGTCTTCATGGTCTACTCCGAGCGGCTCAAATACCTTCCCGCCTGGTTCGTCCAGCTCCACGACGAGTCCCTGGGCAAACGGGATGGGGAGGGCAACCGGGTGGGCACCACCGCGGTGCCCGCCTTGGGCCCACAGGACCAGCACGCCCAGGTGCAGCTTTTCCGGGAAGGCCCCCTGGACAAGCTCATCGTTCTGGTGGTGCCGGAAAGGCCCACGGAGGACCTCGCCCTGCCCCGGGTGGAAGGCCTCGAGGAGGAGGCGGGCTACCTCGTGGGCAAGAGCCTCTTCCAGCTCCTAAGGGCCGAAGCCGAGGCCACCTACCAGGCCTTGGCGGAAGCGGGGCAGAGAACCTACACCCTGTACCTCTCGGAGGTTTCCCCCTACGCGGTGGGCTGGCTTTTGCAACACCTCATGTGGCAGACCGCGTTCCTGGGGGAGCTTTGGGGGGTCAACGCCTTTGACCAGCCCGGGGTGGAGCTGGGCAAGCGCTTGACCTTTGCCCTTCTGGGACGCCCCGGATACCCCTCCTGACCTTG
This window encodes:
- a CDS encoding DUF2726 domain-containing protein, giving the protein MEVLFFILVLLGLAILAQSLLGRKGVPGAGETFPYRLKGSVLTPAERSFLGVLERVVPEGVRVWPKVRLVDFLLLEAGGKDRQAALNRVVAKHVDFLLVRAQDAKPLLAIELDDQSHLRRDRQERDRFLEALFQQVGLPLIRVRVKEGYSLEEIRRLVGAHLKKVEGAK
- the dnaE gene encoding DNA polymerase III subunit alpha yields the protein MGSRLKFAHLHQHTQFSLLDGAAKLSDLLKWVKEVSPEDPALAITDHGNLFGAVEFYKKATSMGVKPILGYEAYVAAESRYDRKRGKGLDGGYFHLTLLAKDFRGYQNLVRLASRAYLEGFYEKPRIDREILREHAEGLIALSGCLGAEIPQFILQDRLDLAEARLNEYLSIFGDRFFIEIQNHGLPEQKKVNQVLKEFARKYGLGMVATNDGHYVRKEDARAHEVLLAIQSKSTLDDPDRWRFPCDEFYVKTPEEMRAMLPEEEWGDEPFDNTVEIARLCNVDLPIGDKMVYRIPRFPLPEGRTEAQYLMELTLKGLLDRYPDRITPAFYRELFRRLGKMAPHGDGKALAEALAQVEKEAWERLMAGLPPLEGVREWGAEAILHRALYELSVIERMGFPGYFLIVQDYINWAKEHGVSVGPGRGSAAGSLVAYAVGITNIDPLRFGLLFERFLNPERVSMPDIDTDFSDRKRDQVIQYVRERYGEDKVAQIGTFGSLASKAALKDVARVYGIPHKKAEELAKLIPVQFGKPKPLAEAIELVPELRAEMENDPKVREVLEVAMRLEGLNRHASVHAAGVVIAQEPLTDLVPLMRDQEGRPVTQYDMGAVEALGLLKMDFLGLRTLTFLDEAKKIVKESKGVELDYDRLPLDDPETFALLSRGETKGVFQLESGGMTNTVRGLRPRRLEDIIALLSLYRPGPLEHIPTYIRRHHGQEPVSYAEFPHAEKYLRPILEETYGIPVYQEQIMQIASQVAGYSLGEADLLRRAMGKKKVEEMQKHRERFVQGAKERGVPEEEANRLFDMLEAFANYGFNKCLPGRARVVDFRTGKPVPIEAIVRGEVQGVWVASLDEKTLRLVPKPVVAAFSSGKAQVYRLRTATGRVLEATANHPLYTPEGWRALGALAPGDFVALPRHLPYTPSASLQPHELDLLGYALSEGNLRHPSGFYLYTASEEELAAMQEVLAAFANTRVRIAWRRGVAHLYVGRQDRRAPAEAVEFLRRHGLLGLSAREKRLPEVVFALPLEEVARLLGRLWVGDGGVDPKGRLIHYATASEALARGIQHLLLRLGLQSRLVEKRFPYRGGRKGYAVYLLGGLEAARRFAETLGPYLLGKRKRDLQALLASWEGAGRSTKDVLPMAFLPLVRQAVAEASPGKERAFLEAAGFAQGLLRPGKGRRGFARATAERLAALTGSLALLRLVQAEVYWDRVEAIEPLGVEEVFDLTVEGTHTFVAEDLIVHNSHAAAYSLLAYQTAYVKAHYPVEFMAALLTVERHDSDKVAEYIRDARAMGIPVLPPDINRSGFDFKVVGRASPLGEHRAASPLGEHREEILFGLSAVKNVGESAAQAILAERERRGPFRSLGDFLRRLDEKVVNRRTLESLIKAGAFDAFGDRARLLASLDSLLRWAAESRERERSGMMGLFAEVEEPPLAEAPPLDEITRLRYEKEALGIYVSGHPVLRYPGLREVASCPLEELPHFIQGLPPRSRVLLAGVVEEVSRKPTRSGGMMGRFTLSDETGALEVVVFGRAYEGVSPKLREDTPLLVLAEVEREEGGLRVIAQAAWTHEEVAEAPKALEVEVDHALLDEEGVTQLKSLLDEYPGTLPLYFRVQGPFGEAILSLREARVDEGILEALQAEGFRAYLVPDREVFLQGNGGGGSKEEVVPF